From a single Oceaniferula flava genomic region:
- a CDS encoding LemA family protein has protein sequence MTILYIILAILVGVVLIAVFWAMGTYNGLVKLRNRYRNAFSQIDVQLKRRHDLIPNLVETAKGFMKHERETLEAVIEARNMASSARKDASTEDAESMGALMAAEGGLGNALGRLFALSEAYPDIKSNANMMQLSEELTSTENKVAFSRQAYNDAVTEYNTRTEVFPASVIAGTFNFGQATLFEVASESERDPVKVEF, from the coding sequence ATGACCATCCTATACATTATTCTCGCGATCCTCGTCGGTGTTGTTCTCATTGCTGTGTTCTGGGCAATGGGAACTTACAACGGCTTAGTCAAACTTCGCAACCGCTACCGCAATGCCTTTTCCCAAATCGACGTGCAGCTGAAGCGTCGGCACGACCTCATCCCGAACTTGGTGGAAACTGCCAAGGGGTTCATGAAACATGAACGTGAAACGCTCGAGGCTGTGATCGAAGCTCGGAATATGGCCAGCAGCGCACGCAAGGATGCCAGCACCGAGGACGCCGAATCGATGGGCGCTCTGATGGCTGCCGAAGGCGGACTGGGCAATGCCTTGGGGCGCTTGTTTGCGCTGTCCGAAGCCTATCCGGATATCAAGAGCAACGCCAATATGATGCAGCTAAGCGAGGAGCTGACATCGACCGAAAACAAGGTCGCTTTTTCCCGTCAGGCATACAACGACGCGGTGACGGAATACAACACCCGCACCGAGGTGTTTCCAGCCAGTGTCATTGCCGGAACGTTTAATTTTGGCCAGGCGACCCT